The genome window CGCGCTGAGCCATGTAACGGGGATCAGTCTTTCGGAGGACGGCGTGGCCGTAACCGGGGACGACACGGCCGGCGTTGAGGGTAGACCAGAGGTAGTCAGTGATGGCCTTGTCGCTGAGATCGTCACCGACAGACTTCTTGAACTCGGTGAGCCAGTTCAGGACCTCCTGGTTAGCAAGACCGTGGAGGGGGCCGGCGAGACCGTTAAGACCAGCGGCCAGAGAGAGGAAAGGAGAGCTGAGAGCACTGCCGACAAGGTGAGTGGTGTGGGCAGAGACGTTACCACCCTCGTGATCGGTGTGGATGGTGAGGTAGAGACGCATGAGCTCAACGAAGTCGGCGTTGTCGGCGAAGCCAAGCTGGTTAGCGAAGTTGAAGGAGTAATCCTTGTCCTTCTGGATGGGAGCGACCTTTCCGCCCTTGAAGACGTTCTGGTAGATGCGAGAAGCAATGTTGGGGAGCTTAGCAATGAGGTCCATGGAGTCCTCGAAAGTGTAACCCCAGTactccttcttgttgatacCCTTGGCGTAAGCCTTGGCGAAGCTGGAGGTGTGCTCGAGGGCGGTGACGGCCAGAGAGAACTGAGCCATGGGGTGAAGGTCGGTAGGGCAGTGGTCGATGAGCTCCTCGACGAACTTGGGGAGATCGGAGCGGGCAGCCCACTCAGCGGAGAGGTCGCGGACCTGCTGCTCAGTAGGAACCTCACCGGTCAGGAGAAGCCAGAAGAGACCTGCACGGTTTAATGTCAGTATTCATGATATTGCGAGGTTTTGTGCGCATTGCTGCGACTGGGCTGAACTCACCCTCGGGAAGAGGCTCCTTGCCACCGGGAGCCTTGGGGAGAAGCTCCTGGCACTCGGGGATGGTCTTGCCACGGAATCGGATACCCTCCTCAGAGTCGAGGACGGAACCCTCCCAGACGAGGGCCTTGATGCCACGGGCACCACCATAGACCTGGTCAAGAGTGACCTTGTCGACGACCTTGGAACCATGCTCCCTATGTGAATGTTAGTTATCAAAGTTCAACTGCCGGTGGTTCTGTCGTCGTTTGCAAGCTTGAGGCTCGGCGTGGGCCCTAGCTCGGCAAACAATGAACCGAGAGGAGAGAATGCGACTGACTTTCGGAGGGCCTTGACCTGCTCAATCTTCTCGGGCAGCAACTCGGCGAATCGCTCCTTCAGGGTCTGTAAGGATAATCGTTAGTATATATCTTGTGTGTTTTGTGTGGGCAATCATGAGTGTCAAATGGGTAACGTCCATGACGTTTTGGGATCCATGAAGCTTGGGTTTGTGCTTTATCCGAGGTTAACATACCTGAGTCTTAGCCGAATAGCATCGAACGGCGTTGAAGACAGAGCCATTGATAGGAGTAGAGCGGAGGGAAGCCCGCAGGGCAGCGTTGCTGAGACGGGCGACAGAAGCCATTGTGAGAGATAGTTAtgcagacgaagaagatacGAGTGCAAAAGCAAGAACAGGAACAAGAGGCGGAGATGCCGGAGGGAAGAGGAGAGGTATATGAGGGATAGGATAGAGTGGAGGGGAGGAAAAAGTAGGTTAAGTTAGGTAAcggggaggaagaggttCAAGTAAGCCAAGAGATCCAGTCGATAAAAAAAAGGCGCAAGCTTGAGAGGGAGGCACAAAAAAAAAGTAGACTACCCCGTCTCATTCTGTGACATTGTCCTCTCAGCTTGGCTCTACCTTAGCTGTGAGTACTGAACCTCGGGGACCGGGGGTACGGGGGGCATGAAGCATCAAGCGGAGCGGGACTTATGGGGCAGGATACAGTGCAGACAGCCCGGTTTTGCTCGACGGGATGGACTTTTACAGGGGGTTGGATGGACAGCCTCAGCcagttttttttttttcttccgCCGATTTACCAGGGGTGACGTTTCTGGGGACAACGCTTTTTttgttttgcttttgttACTGGGGTTTCAATTCTGGACATCATGAAGTCAATATCTGTCTGCTAGAGGTAGAGGAGAGGTATCTTTGCG of Fusarium oxysporum Fo47 chromosome I, complete sequence contains these proteins:
- a CDS encoding citrate synthase-like protein; the protein is MASVARLSNAALRASLRSTPINGSVFNAVRCYSAKTQTLKERFAELLPEKIEQVKALRKEHGSKVVDKVTLDQVYGGARGIKALVWEGSVLDSEEGIRFRGKTIPECQELLPKAPGGKEPLPEGLFWLLLTGEVPTEQQVRDLSAEWAARSDLPKFVEELIDHCPTDLHPMAQFSLAVTALEHTSSFAKAYAKGINKKEYWGYTFEDSMDLIAKLPNIASRIYQNVFKGGKVAPIQKDKDYSFNFANQLGFADNADFVELMRLYLTIHTDHEGGNVSAHTTHLVGSALSSPFLSLAAGLNGLAGPLHGLANQEVLNWLTEFKKSVGDDLSDKAITDYLWSTLNAGRVVPGYGHAVLRKTDPRYMAQRAFAQEKMPNDPMFKLVSQVYKIAPGVLTEHGKTKNPYPNVDAHSGVLLQYYGLTEANYYTVLFGVSRAIGVLPQLIIDRALGAPIERPKSFSTDKWAELVKKL